From Cydia splendana chromosome 25, ilCydSple1.2, whole genome shotgun sequence:
atttaTTGCCGACTGTgtattttgacgtgataacgtcttataaatcgatcaAACACCGGTAcctagcatgcacgaaaaagtgtcacgttgtggaccaatctccatggtaacgttgtggacggatctccaggtaacgttacgtaatgtaatggtaatgttttcttatgacgttatcacgcaaaaatATCGTCCGAAAACCGattttacagacaaccatattgtttttcaaaaaacgtATTATAACGAAAATACACTTTATTATATCTTTAGGTACATACCAGCACTTCCAACAGCAGCAACGGCCACCAAAAAAAGCAACAACATGGAATATGGCAACATACTGAACGATTGTCTGTAGAGCACCTTCTGACGAAAGTGAAGAAGTGGGCACGTaaacaaatatatgtataatctGTCTTCAGGCGTGCCCAACCTTATTTTTACGCTCGTTTAGTGCAGTACAGGGTGGCCCAAATACGTTGACAAAAAACTTATAGGAATATTTTTCTAACTTACCTACACATTTTTCACAAAATTTCAGTAAACACAACACATTATCTTCTACATATTATGCTTCGATTTTGTCACATTAACTGAAACGTTTGTTAAAGCTTATCATCAATATAACACAGTAAAaaatgtcaacgtatttttgggctaACCTGTAAATAGATAAATAACGACTTAGGACACATAAAATTTCTACAGTATATTAGCACAGTTTTCACGACGTATGTCATAAATTCTCtctcttcaacctagcgttttcccggcctagcgccagtaTGTAATAAATTAAACGAAAAATTTCGTTGCCATTTTTCTTGACTTTAAAGGCTTTTTTGACAGACTCGAACACCGCTTTTAAAGCTAAGTACGGTCGGCTTGGTTATTGATAACAACTGGTTTAGGCACTACAGAATTATAAATCGTcggctgagaatacgtttgtgccatatccatttttgagaaaatcgttttttaattattcctaaaataccaaaaaatatgctataattgacactaatcGGTTTTTGAAACAAaccatttttgaaaaatgttgcGCCATATCCGCAATTTactataggataattacactctGTCAACAGAAAATGatcacaaaagtgtgacatatccacaacttttgtgtcatgtcatacattatgcgtttaacatttactcatcaaaacggatatggcaaaaataaaaatgcttctatttcatgattaccactgtattcacaatatttgtttggtactataaatagtaaacatatatGCCTAAATGATATATacgttcaatatttcctaaatgtaaaactttccgaaaaatatttttttttgcttcttttcgctctcctgtaaaccatgtaagtggcgtatggcacaaacgtattctcacccgacgaAATGGTGCGTCGCGACGAAGCGGCGGCGTGCCAACGATGATTCTGTCAGGCCAATTCGAttgtacactgatatcagatttacatctatttaatttaagtcATTCAAATATCGTGCGTTTCGCTTGTACTTGTTCTTACATACGTTGGGTagggcgagacgcacgataactaagtaattatgattcaaatatcattattatatCAGTGTATGTTCGAATGGGCCTGTGTagatgtcgcagtcggatcgtataatccgccgtattacattacggctagccgttttcaaaaacaggggcgttttgaaatgcggcggtttaacgattagccggatcaAAGACacatgtaacttcgtataagacgaataaagtctaaggaaaaaacgtgcctcggaattcaagtaaaagtcattctcgaatagatgccgcacacacctttagcctatcctcggctagatggcgcgacgacgccgtttcatatttaacaattttaacacatagatatcagtgaatgaacatggatcaaaatgatataaaaataataaaatcatttatccatatatatacattttttgataactttatacgttttcattttgagttttagtcgtgtgtcgatagatggcagtaaatttacagtgactacaaaatttacaatgacaggacccctctatactatctattctttttggccggattgaatgcggctgaatgagaatccgccggaatgtattcggcgccatacgttcttcaacacggctagccgtaatgtaatacagcgagtcattagccgccgctttgacagtttttagttcccatttttaacacccgtggcgctgcctgacaaacgctggggtgtccatcaaatctggagttcgtcggactgtttcttttcaaaaaacatttctttcgcaacttaactagacggagccccgcttcgcggggctcctatttctgagcggtttgcccttcgggcatctgaagctacctaacgaacctaacctacctacctattgatttagtgagacgtccgtgaaaacattacactttggggaaaaaagcgtaggtaggtaagtaggttaggttcgttaggtagcttcagatgcccgaagggcaaaccgcccagaaataggagccccgcttgcggggctccgtctatttaagttgtgaaggaaatgttttggaaaagaaacacatgtagtgcgatgggaccatggtaaaaataaattaaattgcaaatattgtcaaactccggttacgtaggcgaccgaaagaactggtcactctacaatctaaaatagtagtacgatgcggctaaacgttggccgccttattgaagaacgtatcgcaatgacaatccggctaatcgtcgaaccgccgcatttcaaaacgcccctgtttttgataacggctagccgtaatgtaatacggcggattataatacgatctgactacgacatatacatatgtataataaaaacagTACCTACTGCATTTTAATAACGGAACACATGTGAACAAATAAGATAGGCTACTTATATGTGTTCACATTATAAGTGCACCTGAATAATGTTATAATGTTacgtttttaaaaattatatcgTGACTTTCGAAAAAAACTTTAAAGGCTAGGTAGGGTACTTGATTGTCGATCGGAACGACTGCCGGTAGACCTTGAGGTAGACCTACCCTTAGTCTTtacgggtcaaacagatcactgtgttatgtctttcctgtagacatacacaagagttaagggctataaaggttaattttcttatttaacccttatccacgtgaaaaggtcctccttttatttaaagaactatgatagaatcattacttacatgcccacaagctgttaactattgcccacaggagagaaaactagggtgttatcgcgaacagcacatttttctctcctgtgggcaatagttaacagcttgtgggcatgtaagcaatgattttatcatagttatctaaataaaaggaggaccttttcacgtggataagggttaaataagaaaatttacctttatagcccttaactattgtgtatgtctacagaaaagacataacacagtgatctgtttgacccttacgCGTGTTTTATTTTGAAGTTATCGTTCGAACTTTCACCGCGGTGGAGTGGGCccggtcaggcgtggctcactccgcgatatCGTCGCTAAGTGTAGCTAAaaatacatccgttccacaccaatttttgtgactagccataagccgcgcgtggcgctgtcgccacctagcggccatctgtcctgatcgtaacagacgcgttttgttagagagtgagtcttctgtacctagtactattatttattctgtagccCGGTCGAGGTAGTCATGCTTGTtacgaaaaaccggccaagtgcgagtcggactcgcgttccaagggttccgtatattacacaatttttaacaatctgtgccggattaagatattttgatgccctaagccccctctccctagggtcatcaagattacattgattttttggtaaattgagagaagttcattgccgcattacagctgagaatggaaatcagtcacatcattttatcacgaaaattgacagtgccgcagcagtaatgttgcaacagagtacctaatgctgttgcagtcgccacccgaatgtcacctttatcatagcctagaaagtaatagaaacgcgagcgaagcgagcgcggaaatttttcgatataaaaacgcaatatgatagacagttgtacatttttacttttagtatggaaatcagtcacatcattttatcacggaagttgacagtactgcagcagtaacgttgcaacagagtaatgttactgcagtcgccacccgaatgtcacctttatcataccttataaagttattgaaaattgaaaatttttcgatataaaaacgcaattttagttttagtcccaaccaggcgcgaatccaggatttcatacagagaagggatgggacagttttctatcagcctagcttcgcatagggctcgatatttaagggtctcagcgaggttgttttcatgcataaaataattaaaaccaaaatattactttgctaatccgcgaaaagataacgtgctagtcaatcagtgctaacccgttatacttacttgcgtatttttacatgcaattaatattcccaccctcccaccgcaaaaataaatacgcaaataaatataacaaaccaccaccaaaagaatagacctcgacacgtgtttcgcctctctacgaggcatcctcaggagttgttgacggtctgacgcccggcaacggaaccCCCCGCCCGGCCCGGCCCGGCCCGGCGTGGCCCGggttccgttgccgggcgtcagaccgtcaacaactcctgaggatgcctcgtagagaggcgaaacacgtgtcgaggtctattcttttggtggtggtttgttatatttatttgcgtatttatttttgcggtgggagggtgggaatattaattgcatgtaaaaatacgcaagtaagtataacgggttagcactgattgactagcacgttatcttttcgcggattagcaaagtaatattttggttttaattagtatggatttccgcaaagtaacgcctgattctattcactatgcataaaatatgcaagaaagcagagcttggaattgaattggcgaagtgtgagaaaggcagtaggcccagctgcgaaagaggaaagcttggatttggatccacgcccaagtgtaattaaggcagaagatcaactttgccgtaaggcagaaggcctcgcataagacctaacgccgaaccgcaaaagagtgggttgaaatcgaatctatgcatgtaatcacgactcttctactgcgaccgattgtttcccaaagaattacgcgccattatttttgcaaattagcttttggacagctaaaaaaatcgtgtggtaaaaacgatgtgtctgtccctaattttaaaatttgttcacctttttcaacctggcattttggtgccccccctgaacgtggtgccgtaagcacgtgcttgttttgcttattggttacaaagtctttattaattcaaccattaaagtcgacgagtacaaaaaactttgagctagctctcaatttaacatttttttttaaacattatttttaatttgaccttacaattactcgtaagtaggtaagaccgttaaatatttaaaatgattatcttatcagaaaattatcaccaattactctaagaaaactactactctaagtaatccggcactgttaacaatgtattttttatgtgaaacgtgagtgaaatctctttaaaaaatccgtaggggtcggatcaaaaactgtaattaagtccgactcacgcttgactgtacatttctaataggttttcctgtcatctataggtatagacctattttatgtatttttttaaaaatttaagacttagtagtttcggagataaggggggggggggggggggaatggtcattttttgcctattttcttgaataacttctaaactgtttattcgaaaattataaaaaaaatataattgagatccttacaataagctctttcatttgatatgtaacatgatatagtttgaaatcttaaattttttcatttaccccccaaaagtggcccccatgtttaaaattcatttgtttacgttacatgtccgtatttgggtcacaaacttacatatgtgtaccaaatttcaacttgattggtccagtagttccggagaaaatcggctgtgacagacggacagacagacagacagacagacagacagacagacgcacgagtgatcctataagggttcagttttttccttttgaggtacggaaccctaaaaaaaagttGCACTTTAGGaggaaagcaagccgctttgcacGATGATAGTGGAGAcccattaaaacattttttttcgaaGAACCCGTCATTTCGTACTTTAGAAGCCGAGGTGAAGCGAGCAGGTCtcttaaaaacagaaaaaaaaatctacaagtaTCACGGATCATCCGATTTCGTTAAATTTGGTGACGATTGTAAGAAAATGACTTGCTTcatcgtaaaaaaaattaaaacaaaatatgtcGATacgaaaataatgaaaaaaaaaattaaaacctatttttttccttttacactttatttttgcaaatagtgTGTTCCATATAGGAAAAAGTCTACAAAAAACACTAAATgataaaattaaacatatttattatcGTATACTGAAAACCACATCAAAATCGGCTATGCAGTTTAAGAGATCCATGTTTCAGAACTTGccctagttttatttatttattttatagaccAAGAAGCGCGTAAATCATAGTAAATTTTAAGTATCTTGTGGGTATTTACTTtatctattttaaaaatatgtgtatatattcacaaaaaaccggccaagtgcgagtcggactcgcgcacgaaaggttccgtaccattacgcaaaaaacggcaaaaaaaatgcgtttgttgtatgggagccccacttaaatatttattttattctgtttttagtatttattattatagcggcaacagaaatacatcatctgtgaaaatttcaactgcctagctatcacggttcatgaaatacagcctggtgttTACCAGTTCTGTTCGTTTGGACAGACGGAcgtacagacggacagtggagttctagtaatagggtcccgtttttaccctttgggtacggaatcctgaAAAGGTCTATTCGCCGTCATTCGTACTTGGCTCACATGGTACGCTGCATGCAAGGTATATTTGTGAAGTGCAGCTTGAGTTGAGGGAAGGTTAGTTACAAGTTTGTTCTTTACTGTAAAAAACCGTTCAGTGCTCTGCATGTGCGTCATACAATTTAATGAAATGGTTTCTAGGGGAACAAATAAGCTTATAAAGGCAGGTACTTTAGGATGCTACTGGACGCTGGACATCCGACAGGCGTGTTGGAGTCTCAGGGCCTAAATATACACTGCTTCCGTGAGCGCGAAAACACAGCCTCATTTGGGATGCGACTTGTGTAACCACACTTGCCCTTGTGTGAGGACACCTCAGGCCACAGGGCGCGTCGGAGCAGCCGCCGAAAACGCAGCAAAACTTAAACGAGTTAAATATTCCAATTTGGAGCCTGCCTACGAATTTgtacatacgagtaggtaccagtAGCCGTAGAGACAAGCGGTTCTTAGTGTGCTGAGGCAAAAAAAACTATCAATAAGTTAGGACAATGATGCCTACGTGAAAAAAGGGGTGACCCCAGGGTCGGCGCATCTTTAGTCACACAGCGAAGCAACGCGAGCAGTGTTATAGGCACGAGTTCATCGGAACCATCTACCGCAAAAATACTGCAAGTTCCCGGCCCTAATTCTGCATCCAAAAAGGAGTCAAACAGGATGATCGACCCACTATCTCCAAAGCTGTTTACCTTTTGCCTACAGGAAATCGTGCAGAAGCTGGTGGCTAAATGGTAAACAATGGGCATTGACGTCGGCGAAATAAGGTTGACATTGACAAACCTGCGTTTTTCCGACGACATAGTCTTCTTTTCCCCCACACTGCACCTCATTTAGAGAAAATGTTAGAAGGCCTTAGACCAGCCAAGTCTTGAAGTCGGATTCGAAATGAACaggacaaaaacccagttaatgGTCAATGGCGTGAAACGTTGGGTCACGGTAGATGGGCAGGATATACTATTTCGTTGACGAATGCTGCTTGGGCGAGATAACATCCTTCGATAATAAGCAGTCCAAGGAAATCGATCGACGCATCGAAAAAGCCTGGAAGAGTTTCTGGTCCACGAAGGGCCATCTTCCACTGGCATCAAAACACAAACACATCAACATGTGTATCCTTGCTTATCCTAACAACCTACAGTGCATAAACTTGGTCATTAACAGAAGCAAAAGTCTCGACTAAGGAATATGACAGTACTATCGCCAAGTAAATAAAGCTTAGCCAAATTCTAAACTTGAatctcataaacggcttaaccgattttgatgcggtttttcAATATATGAtaagaaatatatttgattttatcATTTAGTGCGTTTTTGTAGACTTTTTTCTATATGGAACAcactatttgcaaaaataaagtgtaaaataaaaaaataggatttcaattttttttacattatctttgtattaacatattttgttttatttttttttacgatgaAACAAGTCATTTTCTTACAATTGACACCAAATTTAGCGAAATCGGATGATCCGTGAaacttgtagatttttttttctgtttttaagGGACCTCGCTCCACCTCGGCTCCTAAAGGACGAAATGACGGGTTCttcgaaaaaaaatgttttaatgggCCTCTACTATCATCgtgcaaagcggcttgctttcctCCCAAAGTGCAGTTTTCGGGCAAAAAAGCTTCATAACCAGTAAGACTAAGGCGGTTTACCCACACCGCTATACAAAACTTTGCGCCGCGCCACCGCCGTGCCGCGCGGCGGAGCAGTGCCACGCCGCTACGTAGGCGGTTCGCTTAAGTAGATAGGTTGtggttaaatataataaaatacgcTAATAAACAATTTCATCAAAGAGGACAATTACTTATATTTGCACCAAATTCAGAGTATGTTAGACAAAATTTAATACAAAGTGTCCAATAACTCTTTAGTTTTACATTGAGTTGGCGGATTTTTCAAAACTTTGCATATTTCCTTCTTCAAGTCATCCTCCAGGTCAAAGTACTCTTCATTTATTAATACAAAAGGTGCGCCATCTATCCCGACCTTTTCGGTTTCTTTGCCGTAGTATTCTAGTAGTTCTTCcccttttttacatttagcgCATTCCTTGATAGGCTTTGAGTCGATTTTCATTTGCTCTCCGCACTGAAATCGGATAaattttaagtataaaatataagtcaatatttactaaatttaaattaGTAAATATTGACAGCAGGATGTGTAATTTTGATTCCCTTATTAACAGTGTCGAAATACATGTTTTTTGtggcataaacggccgtataTCTTTTTCTTACTTAGatgtttgattttttcacagcttcCAGGGCCTTATACTCAGGAAtaaggttttaatttcaactcgataggTACCTCTACGCGTTCCCGAGAtgaagggtcttgacagacagacggacgaacaTGGACAACACAGTGATCCTATAAAGGTTTcgtttattccttttgaggtatggaaccctaaatataggtacatatctcaCCTTTGTGGCGTCTTTATCAGTGGATCCGTCGCCTCCCCACGTCCCGTTCATCATACAGGTGATGTAATATGCCGCCTCTTTAATATCCTTAAGTTTATCAATAGCGCAGGCATGAAGCTTATTGCCGTAACATTCCTTTTCGCCGTGCTCACATATAATTACGGTCTTACCATTATCGTCCTTCCtctgaaatggtaaatttaatGTTATTCATACATTTAATTAGGGTTTcgtaaccaaagggtaaaaacgggaccccataactaagactccactgGCCAGACAaagtaaaaacagaataaaataaatatttaagtggggctcccatacaacaaacgtgatttttgccgttttttttcgcaatggtacagaacctttcgtgcgcgagtccgactcgcacttaaccGGTTTTTAAGGTTAAAGTTTCGGCATgtcgtttccaccagagatgtgcgaggatgcgtagcgtaggatgtgtttgttaagaaccaataatCACTTCATTTGTGTTCCTCGCTCAGCGTGcagtgattctattggttcttaaaaaCACATCTCTCGCTACTCGCTACGCACCCTCGCACATCTCTGATGGTGGAAACGCAGCtttagaaagctgcaatttaaCAAAGGCACCTACGTATGCTGTgtgtaggtagagttagaccaagaaaagtctgcagcgattttgatagcccacgcagtgcaagtgtaaacgttaaacttctatgaaatcaaAATCGCTTTCTTAGTCTtagacttttcttagtctaactatAGGTATGTACTATGTACGTATAAACTGGCAGGaagcagttttttttaaatgaaatcaAGCTATAATTTTAATCTTATTAAGTAAATATCACTAACTTCAGCATTTCCATAAGGATACAGTTTAAGATTGATGTAAGATCCGATTTCCTTTAATACGGTGTCCAAACGTTTATGGAACTTCACACAGTAAGGGCATAGACTTtcataatacaattttacatcCGCTTTATCTACTTTCTTCATCTGAAAACAAAAGGTACCTTAAACACAAACTGTTAAAAACTTAAAGCATCAATTTTACTAAatagtttaaatacctattatttaattaaaatgagACTGCATCACCTACTCAcattacttgtttttttttgccgtgtcTCCACTACCCtgaggttgtctggaagagatcgctctttagcgataagaccgcctgttgtctacCATAGTTTAAGTTATGCTtaatttgtatatcatgttctttttcatattggtgaataataaagaatattgtAAAATGAGTCAGGCCATGATTGTATGAAACCAAAAGTAGAGAATATACAGATTTTAAAAGGGATGTTTTCAGAAAAATACATAAGTTATGTTACATAACTGAAACACTACCTAATAAAGTTATAATGTCATGATGTAAATTTATTACGATTTTTGGAAAGCAGTCTTACCTCCATATCCAAATCCTTTGACCCACTTTCTGAAagcataattaaaaaatataaggaatgtatttttttcataataagaATAGGAGATATAATTTTGACCCCATATATTAcgatagtttagtttagtttgaatttgtatattattaaagCTTACGTATAACAACATTAAAtttaagtaaagtaaagtaaactTCGTGTAGGTACATACCAGCACTTCCAACAGCGGCAACGGCCACCAAAAAAAGCAATAACATGGAATATGACAACATTATGTACGATTGTCTGTAGAGCACCTTCTGACGAAAGTGAAGAAG
This genomic window contains:
- the LOC134802712 gene encoding GILT-like protein 2, with the protein product MLSYSMLLLFLVAVAAVGSAESGSKDLDMEMKKVDKADVKLYYESLCPYCVKFHKRLDTVLKEIGSYINLKLYPYGNAERKDDNGKTVIICEHGEKECYGNKLHACAIDKLKDIKEAAYYITCMMNGTWGGDGSTDKDATKCGEQMKIDSKPIKECAKCKKGEELLEYYGKETEKVGIDGAPFVLINEEYFDLEDDLKKEICKVLKNPPTQCKTKELLDTLY